Sequence from the Erythrolamprus reginae isolate rEryReg1 chromosome 2, rEryReg1.hap1, whole genome shotgun sequence genome:
atgaAGAATTCCAAAATGGTGGATTAGAAGTGGTTAATGTGGGTGGGGGTGTGATGTCTTATGAGGTCAACCCATGGTTGTGAGATCCTTGTGTCCCCCATGCAAGGTTACACAGCCAGGTATTGACTACTTTGTGGAAGGCCAAATGATTGGGGGCTTTTGATAATAAATTGTTGGAAAGATTAGAAATTAAATCTATGCATATCTAAACGAGGGACATCTACTGTGACAAACACAGTCTGTAGACGTTGTTGTGGCAATGGTAAATGTCACTGTTCATATAAAAATTCCCTAAGGTTTACAGAGAAAGCATATACATAGCCTCAAGGAACTAAAAAGAAATCTCTAGTGCAACTCCCATGCCGCAAACAATTTTGTatgctattctttttttttcttttatagtgTCAAAAGGATCCCCAGCTTGTTGATAAGATCATGCATGATCTTGATATTAACAGAGATAACGAAGTGGATTTTAATGAATTTGTGGTTTTGGTGGCTGCTTTGACTGTTGCGTGCAACGATTTCTTTGAGGAGCAaatgaggaaaaaaggagaatagAAATGGTAAGTAACACAAAGTTTAATAACTGTCCTGTGCAGTTTTCTCTTGATTAATACTTATTAATCAACTTAATTAATAATTAACATAAATAGGCTGGTGTGtctggtgttgtgtccagaggacagttgagAAATGTGGCCCGCCCTTTATCcctgggcgggaaaatacagagcttggattggctggctcagcctggcaACAGCAGATATAAATAGCTCCTAGGCGCAGCCATCTTGTTTGTTGTTGTTCAAACTAGTTCGTTGAAGTTGCTGTTACCGTTTTCAATAAAGCCTGTTaacaattaagacatctcccccaggctttcttatattttatgtttggtatgtatgtgttgtatggtttttaaattgttggggttattaaatataattttattattagatttgttccattgttatactgtttttattattgttgtgagccgccccgagtcttcggagaggggcagcatacaaatctaataaattgaattgaattgccagTTAACAATTGCCAAATGGGGTAGATTTAATATTTGGAAGATTATGTCATTGTTTAGGAATATCAAAGACCCTCTCAATTGAATATCCATTCAAACCAGAAATCCCAAaggtagaaaaattaaaaaagaaaatgttgtTAAAGGCATTGTATTGAGGTAAACACCTTTCTTtatgatgatgttcgtccatcgtgttcgaagatgaccttgacatctaacagctTGTGGGCTGCCTATGATGTGCCcataggtggctggtaaggcctatacaagcacaaaatgttctgccacatattGGGCGGACATTTACAGCTTTGTTTTTGTAGAGTGCTGGCTCGTCTTCTGCCCACTTCTCTTCTTCTAACCAGACCATTACCATACATAAGATGACAACACCTGAAGTTTCACtctgaatgcagctgcgagagcaatcatgggctttcccaaatatgcccatgttacaccaacactccgcagtctgcattggttgccgatcagtttccgatcacaattcaaagtgttggttatgacctataaagcccttcatggcaccggaccagattatctcagggaccgtcttctgctgcacgaatcccagcgaccagttaggtcccacagagtggatcttctccgggtcctgtcaactaaacaatgtcgcttggcgggacccaggggaagagccttctctgtggcggccccggcccccaccctccttgcctttcgtaagctacttaaaagccacctctgccgtcagaatTGAGatcccctttccccctaggcctttacaattctatgcatggtatgtatgtatgtatgtatgttttttatattaatgggtttttaatcgttttagtattagattactattgtacactgttttattattgctgttagccactccgagtctccggagaggggcggcatacaaatccaataaataaataaatctagaatAGGAACTTGTATTCTAATCTTCAGAAGTCAGAAATTATATAAACATAGCGCAGAAAACTGTGGCAAACCAGCTGAGGGTTTACAGCAAGCTAGACTCTAATTTAAATAAAGATCCATGGACATGTCTTCTTGTTCTGCTTTCTTTTTTGCCATAGTTTAATGACCACTATTAAAGTTTTTGCTTGTGGTGTCTGCAGAATTTGCAGAAAAAGACCATCAAAATTAGTGAGCCGTCAGGGTTATAACAGAGAAGCATCTCTGTGGGCTTCTATCAGAAGGTGAGCATTCAGTTCATACAAAAAAGGCACAAGGAAAATCACAGATGCTTAGAATCCTCAAATGAACATTAAAGAGATTCTAGGacaggtgaaccttttttccttgggtgccatcGCATACACGCgagagcccacacccataattcaatgcctggtgtgggtgaaaatggccttcccagcCCCTGGAggcctttggaggccagaaatggcccatttcccaacttctggtgggcccagtagtctccCCTGCAGCCTGGGGCGGACAAAAATGCCTCTTCCCAGAGCGTCTCCGGAAGCCACTGTTCTAGGAGTAGCTTTTCCTGGCCTGACCTAATTGGGAAGTTAGGCCTATGTATTCTGTACATGTTCCTTGCCACAGCTTTTCAATTGTTGGGGGGAAAAGAGATAGGTAGTCTTTTAATATGCATCTTCTCCAAGCCCTTTGTTTTCTCTGTAGAGTCCTTAAGACCTTGCTGGGTAGGGGAAAGCGTTGATAATAATTGGGAAGAATCTATTGTCCAGTGAAGGTTGCAAAAAATTTTgctgccatactgtgggcatggcctatTTTGCGGCttgacagccatgtgaccaggtgggagtggcttgatgatcatgtgacggaagagtggcttgaaggtcatgtgagtggcttaaaggtggccaacttgacatcattcacgTTAAggctttgggttagggttaggatgcctggtctgtcctcgcctcaaagagatacaatttcactatctatttactattaattaACATGGTAATGGCCTTTAAAGCTctatatggcattgggccagaatacatccggaaccgccttctaccgcacgaatcccagcagccgataaggtcccacagagttggtcttctccgggtcccgtcgaccaaacaatgttgtttggcgggccccaggggaagagccttctctgtggcggccccagccctctggaatcaactccccccagagattagaacggcccccaccctccttgtctttcgcaaattactcaagacccacctttgttgccaggcatgggggagttaggatattccttcccctaggccattacaagttatgtatggtatgtttgtgtgtatgtttggtttttataataagggtttttagttgttttattaaattggattgttatatgttgttttttatcattgttgttgccgccccgagtctgcggagaggggcggcatacaaatccaataaataaaataaataaataaacatccaaaatacagtatactatttaattctatgtatacagtatatgccatatgtgtacatacatattacacataggcacacacaaatatatattatctattatataatgcatatgtatatgtacactcacacacagctcttctaaaattatacacattcaacctcatttactgcaataggaaaaacatacctagagccgaaaagggaaaaaaagaaaaaaatgacaatttttttctactggttctgtgtaccagactgtacctgtaggagccaatCACTGCCTCTGTCCAAAAAAGGGATTGACTAAAGAGATTGATTTTAAATGGAAATGCATACTATCAACCCTAGTAGATGGTTTGGAGAGTGAGCAAGAGGATCGGACTGGGTGGCCCACGTACCTACTCTGGCCGGAAGAGTCAGGGCTTGATGGACATGGTCAGGGCAGTCTGATGGCACTGTGCCAACTTTTAACCAGTTGACAGAAGATCCATTCAAGTAGAGGATGTCTTCATACAGTCAAGAAAATACAAACATTGTTTAAGTTAAAAATACTCTAATTGCATAACAAAATACCATAAAAACAGTAACATTATGACATACCTATAAAGctttacatggcatcagaccagattatttacaggactgcctcctgtcgcatgagtcccagcgaccggtcaggtcccacaaagtcggccttctccaggtcctgtcaacaaggcaatgtcagctggcgggacttggggaagagccttctctgtgggggctcctctggaatcagctcaacccagagattcacaccacccctaccctccttgccttctataagagtttgaagactcatccGGGCCGCCAGGCACGGGACCATTAGATTCTAGCCCCTTGGTtgatgaatgaaatgtatgtttgtttgcttgaatagatatgattgatttttaagtaACGTGGGTTTTAGATAagctagttttaaatttaattgggtttagaatattttgtattatttttatatgttgtaagccaccctgagtcctcggagaggggcggcatataaatccaataaataaataaacaaacaccaaTAATTAATATATAGAAATTATTTGAATAATATGTGAAAATGTAGACAAAGAACCTAGGAATAGATTCTACTGCTAAATTGTTGGCCTAACAGGTtggctttcatagaaacatagaagattgacagcagaaaaagacctcatggtccatctagtctgcccttatagtatttcctatattaggatggatatatttattTCAAGGAACATTTGGAGGGATGTGTGGGTGTGGATGGCGGGCACTCGAGGCCACTTTTCACATCCTGGATGCTATAATAGAGAAAAACGTTTCCAACCACTATTAAATTTGTGTCATTCATCTGAATTATGGTAGGCAGGAAAGAATTTAATTCTCGAGTAGACCTACAGAGAAGCAAATAATTATCAGATATCTTCCTTCTGAGCCACTAAGAATGCCATAAATGGACATAAATGACTTAGCTTGGTAACTAATTGGCCACCAGACTAACCCAAGCCATTTTGTCCCCTAAAGCAGAATGTCCATGATTCAAAAATTAAATGCAGGTACTAACAATCCCTGACCTTTGATAATATTCAAAATCTGCTTCCCCAGGCAGCTGTTTCAGGCCACCTAATGTGCTGGGTAGCTGAACAGAGAAGTTGGGGAGTGGGGAGGAGAGAGATTTATGAATCCGCCAGCTTTTTCTATTTTCCAAATAGCAAAACAACAGCTATACTTCTTGCCCTCCGTGGTGGAGAAAACAAATTAGGAGAGAAAACTTTGGATGGGAAGAGTATCTAGTCTGTATGTATATAATTTGCCGTTCAGGTTTAGAAATTTTCCAGAACAAGATTGTTTGTttattctctccttcctcctttccatttTCTAGTTTGGGCAATTACACCTTTGATGTAATGGGACAAAAACAATTCCATAGGAAACCTGGCCCCatgccacatagggctttaaaggtcatcatCAACATCTTGAATTGGACTTGGAAGCAGACTGGCATCCAATGCAGCTTTCGTGGGAGAGGTGTCACATGTATTATCCTTGAAGTGCACATAATTTCCCACATGGCTGCATTCTGTTCCAGCTGAAACTTCTGAATACTTAGGGTAGCCTCATGTGGACTGCATCATAATAATCAAAATGAGAGTTGACCAGGCATGAGTGATTGAACCTCCCTATCCAGAAAAAGGCATAACTGGTGCATTGGTATGAAGTTGAGCAAAGCCTCCCAGCTTTGGCTGCTATCTGCTCTTCAAGCAGGAGCTGTCAATCCAAAAGAAATCTGAGATTACACATTGGGTTGGTCTTAGTAGTGCAACCCACCCAATATCAAACTGAGGGACCCATTCATAGCCATCCTATCTTACCAGGTTCAGCTGAAGTTGTTTGATTGCTTGATTGTTTCCCAGAACAAAATTGATTgtttcctactactactactactactactactactactactactactactacaacaacaacaacaacaagccaAAATCAGTTGGGATTTCTAAAAACAGAGTAGCAAAaagaattattataattattatcagTGAAAAGCTACaaagttttttactaccacactgtgggtgtggcttgttttgtgggtgtggcttgctagccatgtgaccaggtgggagtggcttgacaatcatgtggccaggggtggcttaaaggtcatgtgactggcttaaaggtggccaacttgacgtcactcacatcaagagtttgggtttgggtcagggtgcctggcctctcctcacctcaaagagatacaatttctctatctatttactactactgaacatccaaaatatactatttaattctatgcacatatgccatatgtgtacatacatacagtattacacacaggcacacaaaaatatacattatctaccatataaactgcacgcacacacacacacacacacacacacacacacacacacacacacacacacctcttctaaaattatacacattctacctcatttactgcaataggaaaaacataccagagcccagaagggaaaaaaagaaaaaaaaatcaaaatttttctaccggtactgtgtacctcaCCAaacattttctaccggttctgcgtatctgaccgtacctgtaggagcccatcactgattttttttaaattgttaataaatttttatttacaaggataaatacagtaaatacatttaCAGTACAAATAACAATATAAACATGTGGAgataaagaagagaaggagggaaaaaagagacacTGATTATTATAGACAATGCTGCCATCTCACTAAATCACCGCTTCCCATATATTTGTGAAATGTATTAAGTTGGAATCAAtttcctccagagattcgaaccgcCCCCACTCTCCCGGCCTTTAAAACCTTTTGTAGggttttaaaaacttatctttgcTGGCAAGGCTGGGCCCTGGTATCCTGCTGCGGCCGATGATATGAGTATAGGATTGAAATAGGATGAATGTGGGTGCCTGTTTTCAATAATCCTGTGGTTTTAGAATCAGATtttatgttttggttttttttttaatgtgctgtattttgtatttattcttgttttataagccgccctgggtTTACAGAGAAGCGTggtatagaaatccaaacaagtaaataaatacatgaataaataattTCATAAACATAGAATTTCAGGCAATaagagagaatgtggagtgaattgaatgattgtcttttttattgttttttttggggggggggttttctagatttttaattagttaattggattacattatgtattgtatattttatatgttgtgagtcgccccgagtccttggagaagagcagcatagaaatccaataaatgaatgaatgaatgaatgaatgaatgaatgaatgaataaatgaataaataaataaataataaataaataaataaataaataaataaactcaaaagCAACTTTAGGGTTTTATTTTTGCCTTGGTGCTTTTGAATCATTCTTGACTCCTGGCGACAAAGTCCTGGCGAGTAAGAATCTTAAATTCTTAAGATTTACAAAAGTGGTTTCCTATTGCCTACTTCCTAtcactgagagaaagtgactggcccaaagtcacccagctagaaTGCATGGTTTTCTGGTTTGTAACCAGACGTTTCAAATGAACGGTCCCCAATCCTTCTGACTTTGTGAACTGGCGGCAGCCGCaatggtggggtgggggtggggagaaagaaGGGATGGTTTTGTGTATGCTGCGTGCGCAAATGCTGCTTCCTGTGTTTCCCTGTTTGCCCAACACTTGCGTGGCCTGATTCCCAAGGGGGCGTGAGCTGGCACCCGACTGCAAATCAGGGGTTGGGGACCCTTGCGTTAAATCACTACATCAAACTGACTTTCAGTTTAAAgacttttattattataaatattttattagattagattagattattataaaatttgggggaagttttatgactgAATGGAAAGTTAAAcgataattaaatattaaaacttagttattatttttggggaaaatgACTTATGAAAATTagaatcaaaatatttttagtcaGATGCCAAAGATAAGAATTGGTGGTAGCACTAAATAATGATAGGACACAAATTTAGTTAttgataataatttaaatatatagaattttctaatatagtttatgtGATATAGTATGAGaagttttctttctattttagaTATATAGAGAATCTCTAGTAATTATATGATAAGTTGATATTGGATTAATTAGTTTAATggagaaatgaaagtttgaattaagatttGCATAAAGGAGAGTTCGACATTGTTTATactgatgtaatgtaattttttagtgcaagatggaaaaaaaaagttatttagaggttatttatatattataagcatggttttagtgtttgtacttatgtattgtttttattctatgttggagaaaaataaaaaattatactggaaaaaatgacttttaaaatTATCTTCATGATACTCGTATTTGTATCTATAACATAACTTATTtttcatgtgatttttttttattcctacttTTAAGCATATAGCCATTTTAaaattgaagtagacccagagacagggtttgagcaatcggtacttttattcagctcagagaataagtgacagctcagcaaggtaaagtgacgattcagcgagtaccgactggctctgcagggagaagccgcttcttttatacctttgcggttcccgccaaagcgagagccggccgcgtctgagccaatcaggagcgacttcctgcttgggctcagacagcgctggaaaagcggaacaaactatttacagcgttacaaggtagccatttcaggatacaacacccctcccctcatagttggacccatccatcaagaaagccacgtgacgaagtcgtccaatcggtgaggccttcgagactctcgcgctgacctgcgcagtccattttctccttcgccactgactgtggaggatggctcgccgctgttctcccggtgcggcggactaggcctggcgggcccaacgaaggcctcggaggacgaggatggctcggcgtcgctggatggttccccctggcccgataagtctctctgcgtgtttcttagttcgggcaatgtataaaagtctgttgaggggggagagtccgagtcagcgggttgttgtaattggttttcagttcgtttccgaatgtggtctatgtgtcgtttccacaaacgaccatcctccagtttaacaatataagtcttgggtgcattttgcttaacaataattcccttcatccagtttacatttccatcaaagcattttacatatacattttgacccaaatacatttctctttctggttttatgcacatttggttattattcaaacagaaccttgggtttaacctgtctagtggtgacctcaactttctccccatcaataactctgcagggcttacatgtgtgtgcgagttaggggtaatgtgctgggttaataagaattggtccaagttctgttgcacatctccagggcctgacctgtgcaatgcctcttttgccacccttacgtaacgttctgccaacccgttagcccagggcgagtaaggcgagatgagggcatgtctgacccccaggccatctaggaataattcgaattgcctggctgttagttgtggtccattgtcagacaccaatagatcagggcaaccatgggatgcaaacagtctgctcaataccttgatagtggcacttgtggttatgttgttcattgctattatttccaaccatttggagaaagcatcaaccactattaggaaatactgagaccccactgggccagcaaaatcaatgtggatcctagaccaagggccagcaggctgttcccactcagccggagttgttttggggggattgggcctagactcttggcacgggtcacactttgaaacccaactttcaatatcagcatcaagccctggccaccataaatgcccccttgctaggctcttcatcctgacaatcccaggatggcccacgtgtaacattctgagtaccttttcccttaggcgtttggggatgatcactctatccccccacagcaaacaaccttttacatatgacaattcaagccttttgttcttaaaatcacacaattcaggtttaacaatatcattttgccatccctttagaacacagttcactacttgtttcaggatttggtcttgctgcgtgtgtgcagctacctcttttgctgtggttagtgggttttcctcgagttctatcattagcacgtctgtggttggaacagggtcttctaccaagtctgctatggggcatctgctgaggccgtctgcatgattgatttccttcccccccttgtgggtgagctcatactgatacccagagaggaaaagggcccatctgattagtcttggagacataaaaggtggagtgggcttgttgggggctagcaggcctagtaggggtttgtggtcagtgactagctcaaaatttcttccaaaaatgtaattgtgaaacttctttacccctgccactaatgccagagcctccttgtctaactggctataatttctctccgtgctggtcatggttcttgaaaaaaatgctattggggcctctgtctgattaggtagaacgtgagctaggactcctcctatgccgtacggcgaagcgtcgcacgtgagcctaatgggtagtgaggcactatattggactactacacttttagaagttagtaaattttttatttgagcaaaggcttcacgttcaattttcccccatgtccagcgggcttccttctggagtaaacgatggagaggctctgctactgttgccttctgctttaaaaaaacggaataaaaattaaggaggcccaaaaatgcttgcaactcactcttatctcgtggctctggggcttctctaattgctctcagcttctcagttgtggggtggataccttccttatctattttatatcctaggaattcaatactgttagttccccagacacatttatcaggcttgattcgtaaccctttgtcctgtagcctcttaagtacttcccttattcttttgttcacttgttcctggttttcccctgcaattaagatgtcatcaaaatatgggattgccccatttacccctgacaataggcgttccatgatgctctggaatatccctggggctatgctcaccccaaactgtaacctcgtgcatttgaaagcccccctgtgcgttacaattgtttgagcgtttgctgtttgttcatcgaccggaagttgctggtaagcctgcgccaggtcgatctttgcgaaccttttcccctcccccagggagtgtaagagttgttgcacaaccggaatggggtaggggtggtgttggagtgccttattcagggttgatttgtaatcagcgcaaactcttaaggagccatctggcttcaggggtgtcactatgggagtttcccatggcccctgttccacagggaccaagataccttgactaatgagtttgtccagctgtaagtctagcttggggagaagcgggaggggaaccctgcgaggtttcagtctaactggtgggaccttggggtcaatagagaaagatatgggggttcccttatacaatcctaaggtggggctgaacacttcagggaattctttcacaaagttaggcataatatcacagtttacattacacacacccgaaatttcaatccccaacggttccatccatgctagccctagcagggagtgtttggcccccgtcacaataagcatgggaagggtacatttgacattcttaaatacaataggtacatttgcagttcccaggaccgagattacccccccttggaagtctctgatcaccaaagaggtttgaattaggtcagcctcagacacattaggcatatatagcttaaatttttcccagggcatgatggtatatctcgaacccgtatctagctccattgagcaaggctggttatttagcaacaacgagataacaattttagccccctttttggttgccgtgttattcacggaatattgagagttacctctattgtagtctcggttagcggtggggtaattcctttgacccgagttgcggaacggtctcctttctcgcgattggggggggtggttttggggtcgctggtattgttgtgtggcaaaagtttcttctggtgccgttgccctgcatgcgatggcgatgtggcctctccggttgcaacggcggcaagtggtgtcgcggaacgggcatcgatggcgctggtgatttccccggcagcccgcgcagggggctggatgagtagctctagggtgtctcggttggtcttgcaggaggaggcagtcgtccccgttgctagttagctggccgcggacgtctgttcccatggcgctgggagactcggcgtcgattttggcaatggtttctcgccttccgtgctcttttaattctcttgccgctgcgtcggctgcttccgcggtttgcgctaatttgattacggtttgtagagtcggctcatcttcggtgaggagtttacttctcactgtgtggttcttcatgccgaaaatcaaggcgtcggtgaggcgagcttccggatcttgaaacttgcattgagcgagtaccgttcgaagccgcgttgtgaattggcttatcgactcggtttctctctgagccatcatgtgaaattgatgccggtaaaccacggctggtctggttggtttaaaatggctcgctagtttctgttgaaggacgtcccacgctgtggctcttgcttgttctggttcggtgagagtttgggcaagtctacggatctctgcgccgcagtagtttagaaaaatagcccgtctgcgatcggctccggcgtcctgcattcccgccgcctcgaggaatatctcgaaggtggccatgtactcgtcccaagtcattttctcggcatcgaaaagttctggagcctggccgatctggattttgtccatgttgcacgcgaagttcttccgttcgttcgtcgccagtgaagtagacccagagacagggtttgagcaatcggtacttttattcagctcagagaataagtgacagctcagcaaggtaaagtgacgattcagcgagtaccgactggctctgcagggagaagccgcttcttttatacctttgcggttcccgccaaagcgagagccggccgcgtctgagccaatcaggagcgacttcctgcttgggctcagacagcgctggaaaagcggaacaaactatttacagcgttacaaggtagccatttcaggatacaacaaaaaTGTATAACTTTCATCTCCTAAGTTTGTTTGCTTcatatttctttctct
This genomic interval carries:
- the S100Z gene encoding protein S100-Z, whose protein sequence is MPSQLEGAMDTLIRVFHHYSAKEGDKYKLNKGELKQLLTSELTDFLACQKDPQLVDKIMHDLDINRDNEVDFNEFVVLVAALTVACNDFFEEQMRKKGE